A single region of the Bacillus cereus genome encodes:
- a CDS encoding MFS transporter — protein sequence MQSEKLWTKDFLGTCFSSLFLFLTFYMLMTTLPVYVIDGLKGKPEEIGLVATVFLISSVLCRPFTGKWLDDLGRKKILFISLSLFLAATVMYFGTQSLFLLLALRFLHGIGFGMATTATGTIVTDVAPAHRRGEALAYYGVFMSLPMVIGPFLGLTIISHFSFTVLFIVCSVFSLLAFLLGLLVNIPHEKPVNKQRREKMKWKDLIEPSSIPIALTGFVLAFSYSGILSFIPIYAKELGLSEIASYFFILYALVVVISRPFTGKIFDRFGENVLIYPAIIIFTIGMFILSQAQTSFWFLGAGMLIGLGYGTLIPSFQTIAISAAPNHRRGSATATYFSFFDSGIGFGSFILGIVAAKSSYHNMYFIAAIIVAFTLLLYYGLHGRKQKFKKQRTDGQISA from the coding sequence TAGTCTGTTTCTCTTTTTAACGTTTTACATGCTTATGACTACTCTGCCTGTCTATGTTATAGACGGCCTAAAAGGAAAACCTGAGGAAATTGGTTTAGTTGCAACTGTTTTTCTTATTTCATCTGTTTTATGTAGACCATTCACAGGAAAATGGCTCGATGATTTAGGAAGAAAAAAAATATTATTTATTTCACTTTCACTATTTTTAGCCGCTACTGTTATGTATTTCGGTACGCAAAGTTTATTTTTATTACTTGCCCTTCGCTTCTTACACGGTATTGGATTCGGAATGGCAACGACAGCAACTGGAACAATTGTAACTGATGTAGCACCAGCTCATAGACGCGGCGAAGCACTTGCTTATTACGGCGTATTTATGAGTCTACCGATGGTAATTGGTCCTTTTTTAGGTTTAACAATTATTTCTCATTTTTCATTTACTGTACTATTTATCGTTTGTTCAGTATTTTCATTACTCGCATTTTTATTAGGATTACTAGTCAATATTCCACATGAAAAACCAGTAAACAAACAAAGACGAGAAAAAATGAAATGGAAAGACTTAATTGAACCATCTTCTATTCCGATCGCTCTAACAGGATTTGTTTTAGCCTTTTCTTATAGTGGTATTTTATCCTTTATTCCTATTTATGCAAAAGAGCTCGGTTTAAGCGAAATTGCAAGTTACTTCTTTATTCTATACGCACTTGTTGTTGTAATTTCTCGTCCATTCACAGGAAAAATCTTTGATCGTTTCGGTGAAAATGTACTTATTTATCCAGCTATCATTATTTTCACAATTGGGATGTTCATTTTAAGCCAAGCGCAAACTTCATTTTGGTTCCTTGGCGCAGGTATGCTAATCGGTTTAGGTTACGGAACATTAATTCCAAGTTTCCAAACGATTGCGATTTCTGCAGCTCCAAACCATCGACGTGGTTCTGCGACAGCTACTTACTTCTCGTTCTTCGATAGTGGTATTGGCTTCGGTTCTTTCATTTTAGGAATAGTCGCTGCCAAATCAAGTTATCATAATATGTATTTCATCGCAGCTATTATCGTTGCGTTCACTTTACTTCTATATTATGGATTACACGGACGAAAACAAAAATTCAAAAAGCAACGTACAGACGGACAAATATCCGCGTAA
- a CDS encoding serine hydrolase domain-containing protein, translating to MNVKKSPLLLLLLILLFVVTGLGFTFFKNNKATPTKDNVTKENWLSDPYLRWSYTHMKEFTLINEVKNNPDQIAHFPTALQNLDDFAIERGFGNTTPLKKLLDKNKTDAFVLVHNGQLVYERYFNEYNESEPHGMASLAKVFTGAIIQSLADENRIDVKKTADTYIKELKNTPFGKATLQQLMDMQVSAEYPTHGYMQPGLENQDAQLYLASNILPRGKNYEGPMKIYDMLLEAEETAPPGSAFSYNNGSTETLAWVIRTITGKSLAENVSERIWSQIGMEENAYYVTDETEVEQASAGLNATARDMARFGQLLLNNGQYNGKQIIPSSITESVKNVQEGELAIGDGASISYHNQWWIPHNEQDAFEVLGSYGQTLYIDPKANMVIVHFSSNAAPSNEIHSVYSNMYIDIAHHLEKLPQ from the coding sequence ATGAATGTAAAGAAATCTCCCCTGCTATTATTGCTATTAATATTACTATTCGTAGTTACAGGGCTTGGATTTACTTTTTTTAAAAATAATAAAGCAACTCCAACTAAAGATAATGTCACTAAGGAAAATTGGTTAAGTGATCCATACTTACGTTGGTCGTATACACATATGAAAGAATTTACTTTAATTAATGAAGTAAAAAACAATCCTGACCAAATTGCTCACTTCCCTACCGCGTTACAAAACTTAGACGATTTTGCAATTGAACGTGGATTTGGAAATACGACTCCTTTAAAGAAACTTTTAGATAAAAACAAAACAGATGCTTTTGTCCTTGTACATAATGGACAACTTGTTTATGAACGATATTTCAATGAATATAACGAAAGCGAGCCTCACGGAATGGCATCGTTAGCAAAAGTGTTTACTGGTGCAATCATACAATCTCTCGCTGATGAAAATCGTATTGATGTAAAGAAAACAGCTGATACTTACATAAAAGAATTAAAAAATACACCGTTCGGCAAAGCAACACTTCAGCAATTAATGGACATGCAAGTTTCTGCAGAGTACCCTACTCACGGATATATGCAGCCAGGACTAGAAAATCAAGATGCTCAATTATATTTAGCTAGTAATATTTTACCCCGAGGTAAAAATTACGAGGGGCCAATGAAAATTTATGATATGTTACTAGAAGCAGAAGAAACCGCACCGCCTGGTTCAGCTTTTTCTTACAATAACGGATCAACTGAAACACTCGCTTGGGTTATTCGAACAATCACTGGTAAATCGTTAGCTGAAAATGTAAGCGAACGAATTTGGTCTCAAATTGGTATGGAAGAAAATGCTTATTACGTAACAGATGAAACAGAAGTAGAACAAGCAAGTGCTGGTTTAAATGCAACTGCTAGAGATATGGCGAGATTCGGTCAACTATTATTAAATAACGGGCAATATAATGGAAAGCAAATCATCCCTTCTTCTATAACAGAAAGTGTGAAAAATGTACAAGAAGGTGAACTTGCAATCGGCGATGGCGCTTCTATTTCTTATCATAATCAATGGTGGATTCCGCACAATGAACAAGATGCTTTCGAAGTGTTAGGCAGTTACGGACAAACGCTTTACATCGATCCGAAAGCAAATATGGTAATTGTCCACTTCTCTTCTAACGCTGCGCCTAGTAATGAAATCCATTCGGTTTATTCCAATATGTATATTGATATTGCACATCATTTGGAAAAGCTTCCACAGTAG
- a CDS encoding cupredoxin domain-containing protein, with translation MSVKKLLTGLIISLAMIVVIATLGSLRVFAESDAVRQPVEVELNDDYFNPSTITVPVGKTTTLLLKNKGNREHTFTVKKLGIDVEVPSGKEITITVKPETPGTYELICRFHYLKGMDGKVIAK, from the coding sequence ATGTCTGTAAAAAAGCTATTAACTGGATTAATCATTTCACTTGCGATGATTGTAGTTATAGCTACTTTAGGTTCGCTCCGTGTATTTGCCGAATCCGACGCTGTGAGACAGCCTGTTGAGGTTGAATTGAATGATGATTACTTTAATCCGAGTACCATCACTGTTCCGGTTGGGAAAACGACAACGTTGCTATTAAAAAACAAAGGCAATAGAGAACATACCTTTACGGTGAAAAAGCTCGGAATTGACGTAGAAGTCCCGTCAGGAAAAGAAATTACAATTACCGTAAAACCTGAAACTCCCGGTACATATGAACTAATATGTCGGTTCCACTACTTGAAAGGAATGGATGGAAAAGTAATAGCCAAATAA
- a CDS encoding LysR family transcriptional regulator, whose translation MEWHQIENFVAVAQHKHFTKAAKERLISQPALSRSILKLEEELHVPLFIREGKNVRLTRYGEMFLKRAKQAQNALHTGIAEIQETISPESGEISIAFLHTLGTRPIPEIIADYKKLYPNVTFQMYQGANIHLLEKVKEGLADICLTSPPILHEQIEWTRLNVEPLYLTVSKNHPFAQKKHISFKELENEEFICFKEGYGLRYIFDQMCETLQVYPKITFMGEEIATILGFVATGLGIAILPKVNEFDQSHLHFLEITDYPCERTIALATARNHYLSPAARTFKEFIIEHFQEYIS comes from the coding sequence ATGGAATGGCATCAAATTGAAAATTTCGTTGCTGTAGCACAGCACAAACATTTCACAAAAGCTGCAAAAGAACGACTAATTTCTCAACCGGCCCTTAGCCGTTCAATTTTAAAATTGGAAGAAGAACTACATGTTCCTTTATTCATTAGAGAAGGGAAAAACGTCCGCTTAACAAGATACGGGGAGATGTTTCTAAAACGAGCGAAACAAGCACAAAACGCATTACATACTGGAATAGCAGAAATCCAAGAGACGATTTCTCCTGAAAGCGGAGAAATCTCAATTGCTTTTTTACATACATTAGGTACTCGTCCAATCCCTGAAATTATCGCGGATTATAAGAAGCTCTATCCAAACGTTACATTTCAAATGTATCAAGGGGCAAACATTCACCTTTTAGAAAAAGTAAAAGAAGGATTAGCAGACATATGCTTAACTTCTCCGCCGATCTTACACGAGCAAATTGAATGGACAAGGTTAAACGTAGAACCGCTGTATCTCACTGTTTCAAAAAATCATCCATTCGCTCAGAAAAAACATATATCATTTAAAGAATTAGAGAATGAAGAATTTATTTGTTTTAAGGAAGGATACGGCCTTCGCTATATATTCGATCAAATGTGCGAAACGCTTCAAGTTTATCCAAAAATTACGTTTATGGGAGAAGAAATCGCAACAATTTTAGGCTTTGTAGCCACTGGATTAGGCATAGCTATATTACCTAAAGTAAATGAATTCGATCAATCCCATCTACATTTTCTAGAAATTACTGATTATCCATGTGAACGAACCATCGCGTTAGCTACAGCACGTAATCACTATTTATCTCCTGCTGCAAGAACATTTAAAGAATTTATTATCGAACATTTCCAAGAATATATTTCCTAA
- a CDS encoding MFS transporter: MTYIQKGTKTYTNASIALFLGGFVTFASLYATQPLLPILAKDFGISAPAASITLSITTGIMAIMMLIVATISDVIGRKRIMVVSMFLTSIIGVLTAFSPSFTMLVLLRGALGLCIAGLPSIAMTYIGEEFEPSGLGKVMGLYICGNAIGGMTGRIFIGIVTDISSWRIALGLLGIITVICSILFWRTLPNPLNSKKQTVNFQSMWNAYAVHFKNKQLVATIFLGFTLMGSFVTLYNYIGFLLEEPPYSLSQTFIGFLFIVYLMGTFSSVFMSKQADLHGRSFILMVSITIMMIGAIVTLVPNLIIKIIGLSIFTFGFFGSHSIASASIEKYAEVNKAQAAALYLLFYYLGSSFIGAFSGYFWEHFHWIGIISLIVMLLIGGLSLVLLAQKEYHIQHKS, from the coding sequence ATGACTTATATCCAAAAAGGAACAAAGACATATACAAATGCTAGCATAGCATTGTTTCTTGGCGGGTTTGTTACGTTTGCTTCATTATATGCAACGCAACCACTACTACCTATATTAGCAAAAGATTTTGGGATTTCCGCACCAGCAGCGAGCATAACATTATCTATTACAACAGGGATAATGGCTATAATGATGCTCATTGTAGCAACAATTTCAGATGTAATTGGTCGGAAACGGATTATGGTAGTATCGATGTTTTTAACATCTATTATCGGAGTATTGACAGCATTTAGCCCGAGTTTTACTATGCTCGTTTTGTTAAGAGGAGCACTTGGATTATGTATAGCAGGTCTACCGTCTATTGCAATGACTTATATTGGGGAAGAATTTGAGCCAAGCGGACTAGGAAAGGTTATGGGGCTGTACATTTGTGGAAATGCGATAGGAGGCATGACAGGTCGTATTTTTATTGGAATTGTAACAGATATATCATCATGGAGAATTGCATTAGGATTGCTTGGTATTATTACAGTCATTTGTAGTATCCTATTTTGGCGTACATTACCAAATCCTCTGAATTCTAAGAAACAAACGGTTAACTTTCAATCTATGTGGAATGCTTATGCAGTACATTTCAAAAACAAACAATTGGTAGCGACTATTTTTCTAGGATTTACATTAATGGGGAGTTTTGTAACATTGTACAATTATATTGGTTTTTTATTAGAAGAGCCTCCCTATTCGTTAAGTCAAACGTTCATTGGATTTTTATTTATTGTATATCTGATGGGAACATTTAGTTCTGTATTTATGAGCAAGCAAGCAGATTTGCACGGGAGAAGCTTTATACTTATGGTTTCTATTACGATTATGATGATAGGAGCGATAGTAACACTTGTACCTAATCTTATTATAAAAATAATTGGGTTATCTATTTTTACATTTGGTTTTTTTGGAAGTCACTCTATTGCTAGTGCTTCGATTGAAAAATATGCAGAAGTGAATAAAGCGCAGGCGGCAGCATTGTATTTATTATTTTATTATCTAGGTTCAAGTTTTATTGGAGCATTTAGCGGTTATTTTTGGGAGCATTTCCATTGGATTGGAATCATTTCATTGATTGTGATGTTGTTAATTGGAGGACTTTCGCTCGTTTTATTAGCTCAAAAAGAGTATCATATTCAGCATAAATCTTGA
- a CDS encoding GNAT family N-acetyltransferase: MNPILLDVPLQIETDRLILRAPLPAGEGNVVHEAIKDSIHELKQWLSLFQSIPTVEETEILLRNAHIDFLKRESFRYLIYNKETNDFVGTASLHRINWKVSKCEIGYWINTQFSGSGYMTETVSALTNLGFQLFKFRRIEIRCESNNTKSRAIPEKLGFELEGILRNEDFAADGKQLTDTCIYAKVN; this comes from the coding sequence ATGAATCCTATTTTATTAGATGTTCCGTTACAAATAGAAACAGACAGACTCATTCTTCGAGCACCACTTCCAGCTGGTGAAGGGAATGTAGTACATGAAGCTATTAAAGATTCAATTCATGAATTAAAGCAATGGTTGTCTTTATTCCAGTCAATTCCTACTGTTGAAGAAACGGAAATTCTCCTGAGAAATGCGCATATAGATTTTTTGAAAAGAGAAAGCTTTCGCTATCTTATCTATAATAAGGAGACGAATGATTTCGTTGGAACGGCTAGCCTTCACCGAATTAATTGGAAGGTTTCTAAATGTGAAATTGGATACTGGATTAACACACAATTTAGTGGCAGTGGATATATGACAGAAACAGTAAGTGCTTTAACAAACCTTGGATTTCAGTTATTCAAATTTAGAAGGATTGAAATACGATGTGAATCTAATAACACGAAAAGTCGTGCGATCCCTGAAAAACTAGGCTTTGAACTTGAAGGGATATTACGTAATGAAGATTTTGCAGCTGACGGCAAACAACTAACTGATACCTGCATCTATGCAAAGGTAAATTAG
- a CDS encoding serine/threonine protein kinase — translation MSINSFVGLIKDELLKEVSIRSEEEFEPVVVKDIPRLWKCLGTGNYAAVFMHKEYKDWVVKVYAREGEGIEKESEVYRRIGNHPSYSKLIYKGENFIVLKRLKEITLYDAIHKGIKIPKQVILDINEAIEYAREQGLTPCDVHGKNVMMENGRGYVVDVSDFLKTKEDSKWRDLEKAYFTFYLPFIYKLPFPVKIPYFMLNIVRRSYRKYKKLKKKFKL, via the coding sequence ATGAGTATAAATAGTTTTGTGGGATTGATAAAGGACGAATTATTAAAAGAGGTAAGCATAAGAAGTGAGGAGGAATTCGAGCCTGTAGTAGTTAAAGATATTCCTAGACTTTGGAAGTGTTTAGGGACAGGTAATTATGCCGCAGTATTTATGCACAAAGAATACAAAGATTGGGTAGTGAAAGTTTACGCGCGAGAAGGAGAAGGAATTGAAAAAGAGTCAGAAGTATACCGAAGAATCGGAAATCATCCTTCTTATTCGAAGCTTATATATAAAGGAGAAAATTTCATAGTATTGAAACGTTTAAAAGAAATTACCTTATACGATGCTATTCATAAGGGGATTAAAATTCCTAAGCAGGTAATCCTTGATATCAATGAAGCTATAGAGTATGCAAGGGAGCAAGGATTAACTCCTTGTGATGTTCACGGGAAAAATGTGATGATGGAAAACGGAAGGGGATATGTAGTCGATGTATCTGATTTCTTAAAAACAAAAGAAGATAGTAAGTGGAGAGACCTAGAAAAGGCATATTTTACATTTTATTTGCCTTTCATTTATAAATTACCTTTCCCTGTTAAAATACCGTATTTCATGTTAAACATTGTTAGACGTTCATATAGAAAATATAAGAAGCTTAAAAAGAAATTCAAATTGTAA
- a CDS encoding M20 family metallopeptidase yields MSKWQSKEQLVQLLSNLVEIPSITGSEAEVILPDFVVEQLSDLQYFKQNPHHLQKNPTGDGRYFVTALVKKSDSTKNTVILVSHFDVVDVQDYGVWKEDAFNPKKLTSMFYSHKDELPDHVREDIEQGDWLFGRGTMDMKCGLALQMAMVEQACEGRFDGNVLLLAVPDEEVNSVGMRAAVPRLLDLAKEHDLDYKTVLNSEPMFSRHPGDQNKYIYTGSIGKVLPGFLCYGKETHVGEPFAGLNGSYMAALLTAELELNTDLCDIVEGEASPPPTNLLQRDLKEDYSVQIPHRAVTLFNLFLLEKTMTDVVSLLRQKVTKVAEKIEESYEERAYHFSKYNPFIPPNLKVNVLTYEELIAYAIEQYGQEKIDEIQSDIIKNREDKDDRAVTIDLVDKLAILCKEKAPMIVLFFAPPYYPAVSSRNNPLIKEAVVEMKKYAHYNHSISFENQNYFGGISDLSYVGLQNPLDSMSSLVDNMPLWDKGYSIPLQELEEFDVPVLNMGPVGKDAHQWTERLDVNYAFETLLDMLPICIEKLLVSNKVTQS; encoded by the coding sequence ATGTCAAAGTGGCAATCTAAAGAACAATTGGTGCAATTATTAAGCAATCTTGTTGAAATTCCTAGTATTACAGGTTCAGAAGCTGAAGTTATATTGCCAGACTTTGTTGTAGAACAATTATCTGACTTACAGTATTTCAAACAAAATCCGCATCATTTGCAAAAAAATCCGACGGGGGATGGACGATATTTTGTTACAGCCCTAGTAAAGAAAAGTGATAGTACGAAAAATACTGTAATTCTTGTTAGTCACTTTGATGTTGTAGATGTACAAGATTACGGAGTGTGGAAAGAAGATGCATTTAACCCTAAAAAGTTAACATCTATGTTTTATTCTCATAAAGATGAGCTACCAGATCATGTACGTGAAGATATTGAACAAGGAGATTGGCTCTTTGGTAGAGGAACAATGGATATGAAATGTGGTCTAGCTTTACAAATGGCGATGGTTGAACAAGCTTGTGAAGGAAGATTTGATGGGAATGTTCTTTTATTGGCTGTTCCAGATGAAGAAGTGAACTCTGTAGGGATGAGGGCTGCTGTTCCGAGGTTATTAGATTTAGCAAAAGAACACGACTTAGATTATAAAACGGTCTTAAATTCAGAGCCTATGTTTTCAAGACATCCTGGTGACCAAAATAAGTATATTTATACTGGTTCTATTGGCAAAGTGTTACCTGGTTTCCTTTGCTATGGAAAAGAGACACATGTAGGCGAACCTTTTGCAGGGTTAAATGGGAGTTATATGGCTGCATTATTAACAGCAGAATTAGAGTTGAATACGGACCTTTGTGATATTGTAGAAGGGGAAGCGAGCCCTCCACCAACTAACTTGCTTCAAAGAGACTTAAAGGAGGATTATTCTGTACAAATTCCTCATCGTGCTGTCACATTATTTAATTTGTTTTTACTAGAAAAAACGATGACAGATGTAGTTTCATTGTTACGTCAAAAAGTAACGAAAGTAGCAGAGAAAATCGAAGAATCGTATGAGGAGCGCGCGTATCATTTTTCTAAGTATAATCCGTTCATACCGCCGAATCTCAAAGTAAATGTATTAACGTATGAAGAGCTTATCGCGTATGCAATTGAACAATATGGACAAGAAAAAATAGATGAAATTCAATCCGATATTATAAAAAATAGAGAAGATAAAGATGATCGTGCGGTAACTATTGATTTAGTAGACAAATTAGCTATCTTATGTAAAGAAAAGGCTCCAATGATTGTACTTTTCTTTGCTCCGCCATACTATCCAGCTGTGAGTTCACGCAACAATCCTTTAATTAAAGAGGCAGTTGTAGAAATGAAAAAGTATGCCCACTATAATCATAGCATTTCATTTGAAAATCAAAATTATTTCGGGGGAATTTCAGATTTGAGCTATGTGGGCTTACAGAACCCATTGGATTCAATGAGTTCTCTTGTAGACAATATGCCATTATGGGATAAAGGATATTCAATTCCACTGCAGGAATTAGAAGAATTTGACGTTCCAGTATTAAATATGGGACCGGTAGGAAAAGATGCACATCAATGGACGGAGCGTCTGGACGTAAATTACGCATTTGAAACGTTATTAGATATGTTACCTATATGTATTGAAAAACTACTTGTTTCTAATAAAGTTACACAGTCATAG
- a CDS encoding IclR family transcriptional regulator — MVQSIDRAIGIIKLLNSTNEKEYWAISDIADRTHLPVSTVHRLLNSLMEHGLVTQISETKQYKIGPMWMEIGLRQLEKVDYRSVAREVMKRLASEVEESVYLNIPNGTHSIIIERIDSPLKIRVIDNLGEQIPLSIGAANKTMLANMNTNEMEHIVEQLLSSLPEQKQILSDQIKQIRNEGYAVSYGEKTEGTASVAAPIIGFNHKVVGALSIGLISHRINDDRLSFLISKVKQAAHEISIKIGRTSEV; from the coding sequence ATGGTACAGTCCATTGATCGAGCGATAGGTATTATTAAGTTGTTAAATTCTACAAATGAAAAAGAGTATTGGGCTATTTCTGATATAGCTGATAGAACACATCTCCCGGTTAGTACAGTACATAGGTTACTGAACTCTCTAATGGAGCATGGATTAGTTACGCAAATTTCAGAAACAAAACAGTACAAGATTGGACCAATGTGGATGGAAATAGGATTACGTCAATTGGAGAAGGTAGACTATAGATCTGTTGCAAGAGAAGTGATGAAGCGTTTGGCCTCTGAAGTTGAAGAAAGTGTTTATTTGAACATTCCAAATGGAACACATTCTATTATCATTGAAAGAATTGATAGCCCTTTAAAAATTCGAGTTATCGATAACTTAGGGGAACAGATTCCACTTTCGATTGGTGCAGCAAATAAAACGATGCTTGCCAATATGAACACGAATGAAATGGAACACATTGTAGAACAATTACTTTCTTCTTTACCAGAACAAAAGCAAATCCTTTCCGATCAAATAAAGCAGATAAGAAACGAAGGGTATGCTGTGAGTTATGGTGAAAAAACAGAAGGGACAGCTTCAGTAGCTGCACCTATTATAGGGTTTAATCATAAAGTAGTAGGAGCATTAAGTATCGGATTGATTAGTCATCGCATTAATGATGATCGACTATCTTTTCTTATTAGTAAGGTAAAACAAGCGGCTCATGAAATATCAATAAAAATCGGCAGAACATCAGAAGTATAA
- a CDS encoding amino acid permease: MTQVNNSNNELKRTMKSRHLFMIALGGVIGTGLFNGSGFIISQAGPGGSVLAFMAGGLLMYLVMLCLGELAVAMPVSGSFQEYATKFINPATGFTIGWLYWLSWANTTGLEFTTAGITMQRWFPDIPVWVWCLIFGVTIFTINALSARSYAETEFWFSSIKVSAIIAFIILGGAAMFGFIDLKGNEPAPLLSNFVNHGGLFPNGLAAILLTMVTVNYSFQGTELVGIAAGESEDPAKTLPRSIRNIIWRTMFFFVLAIFVLVALIPWEEAGLTKSPFVAVFDNIGIPYAADIMNFVILTAVLSVANSGLYAATRMLWSLSKNDMAPAFLKKLSSRGIPLNALILTIAISAFSLLTSVVAAETVYLWLISISGVITIIVWMSICVSQFFFRKHYLAEGGKLEDLKFKTPLYPLVPILGFGLYGIILISLIFIPNQRLGIYCTVPFIIFCYTYYHLKVKKRIATNTHTDTKISETS; this comes from the coding sequence ATGACGCAAGTAAACAATTCAAACAATGAATTAAAGCGCACGATGAAAAGTAGACATTTATTCATGATTGCACTCGGTGGTGTGATTGGAACGGGGTTATTTAACGGATCTGGTTTTATTATAAGTCAAGCTGGACCTGGTGGATCCGTACTTGCCTTTATGGCCGGTGGATTATTAATGTATCTTGTTATGTTATGTCTTGGTGAGCTTGCTGTAGCAATGCCTGTTTCAGGATCTTTCCAGGAATATGCTACCAAATTCATTAACCCTGCCACTGGGTTTACAATCGGCTGGTTGTATTGGTTAAGCTGGGCGAATACGACCGGTCTTGAATTTACAACTGCTGGTATTACAATGCAGCGCTGGTTTCCTGATATTCCTGTCTGGGTTTGGTGTTTAATATTTGGTGTTACAATATTCACTATTAACGCATTATCTGCTCGTAGTTATGCAGAAACAGAATTTTGGTTTTCAAGTATAAAAGTATCTGCCATTATTGCTTTCATTATTCTTGGCGGCGCCGCTATGTTCGGCTTTATTGATTTAAAAGGAAACGAACCCGCTCCGCTTCTTTCAAATTTTGTAAATCATGGTGGTTTATTCCCAAATGGACTTGCCGCTATTCTTTTAACAATGGTTACAGTCAACTATTCCTTCCAAGGTACAGAACTTGTTGGAATCGCAGCAGGTGAAAGTGAAGATCCAGCAAAGACTTTACCTCGTTCTATTAGAAATATAATATGGCGCACGATGTTTTTCTTCGTCTTAGCAATCTTTGTTCTTGTAGCTTTAATTCCTTGGGAAGAGGCAGGATTAACTAAGAGTCCGTTTGTTGCTGTTTTTGATAATATAGGTATTCCTTATGCAGCTGATATTATGAACTTTGTTATTCTTACTGCTGTTCTTTCTGTCGCAAACTCAGGGCTGTACGCTGCAACACGAATGCTTTGGTCATTATCAAAAAATGATATGGCTCCAGCCTTTTTAAAGAAATTATCATCACGAGGGATACCTCTAAACGCTTTAATCTTAACGATAGCTATTTCTGCTTTTTCTCTTTTGACAAGCGTTGTAGCTGCTGAAACAGTTTACTTATGGCTGATTTCAATTTCTGGAGTCATTACAATTATTGTTTGGATGTCAATTTGTGTTTCTCAATTCTTTTTCCGTAAACATTATTTAGCCGAAGGTGGAAAATTAGAAGACTTAAAATTTAAAACTCCACTTTATCCTCTTGTACCAATTCTTGGTTTTGGATTGTATGGCATTATATTAATAAGTCTTATCTTTATCCCGAATCAAAGACTAGGAATCTATTGCACTGTACCATTTATCATCTTTTGCTACACCTACTATCACTTAAAGGTAAAGAAAAGAATTGCTACTAACACTCATACAGATACTAAAATTAGCGAAACTTCTTAA